The following coding sequences lie in one Gammaproteobacteria bacterium genomic window:
- a CDS encoding OsmC family protein produces MQSLPHTYTAAAYGHPAGVIPISSKDLDPIKTQAPPEFGGPDGFWSPETLLTAIVANCLILTFRAVSRAARFDWEDLDVKVDGTLEKTPEGLRFTEFFIKAELTIEDEAEATQAETLLLKAKQQCLLTASLNGEVSLDTKIRTAVA; encoded by the coding sequence ATGCAATCACTGCCGCATACCTATACCGCTGCCGCATACGGACACCCGGCGGGCGTGATCCCCATCAGCAGCAAGGACCTGGACCCCATCAAGACCCAGGCGCCGCCCGAGTTTGGCGGACCTGATGGCTTCTGGTCACCAGAAACCCTTCTGACAGCAATCGTCGCCAACTGCCTGATCCTGACCTTCCGGGCGGTGAGTCGGGCGGCGAGATTCGATTGGGAAGACCTTGACGTGAAGGTGGACGGCACCCTGGAGAAAACTCCGGAAGGCCTGCGCTTTACGGAGTTCTTCATCAAGGCGGAATTGACCATCGAGGACGAGGCGGAAGCGACGCAGGCAGAGACCTTGCTCCTGAAAGCCAAGCAACAATGCCTGCTGACCGCCTCTCTGAACGGCGAGGTCAGCCTGGATACAAAGATCAGAACTGCCGTGGCCTGA
- the pheT gene encoding phenylalanine--tRNA ligase subunit beta, producing MKVSYQWLQEIVKVQDSPAELAERLSLAGLEVAAVDPAVPVLDGIVIGEVLSCEKHPDADKLKVCKVTTDGKDEHQIVCGAPNARAGMKAPVILPGSKLPDGTKIKKAKLRGVESSGMLCSARELGLSEDHAGLMDLPSDAPLGKPLTEFLGGDDHVIEIEITPNRGDCLGMLGVARDVAALVEGEAEVPVNEEVEAEIDDTLPVVVKDEAACPTFLGRVIKGIDPNAETPLWMQERLRRAGIRPISPVVDVTQYVMIELGQPMHGYDLREVDGGIVVRFARQGEKLVLLDGEEKELSDDVLVIAKGPDGKQLLGIAGIMGGKDSGVQDDTADIYLECAYFDNSTINGRPRRLGMHTDAGYRFERGVDPSGQLRAIERATRLLMDIAGGQPGPVSGFESKTRPARNSITLRKARLASLLGIDIPDAEVERILTALRMPPKAVDAGWEVQAPSHRFDIEIEEDLVEEVGRIHGYDHIAPVQYPSQQPMVPAPESEVSLTRLKDVLVQRGYQEVITYSFVAAELQEALSGEAGIPLANPITADLTHMRRNLWAGLVKALEYNLNRQQSRVRIFETGMRFISQANETIQENVISGLVSGNQWPLQWGMPERAVDFADLKNDVAALVGLGGGELKAEAGEHPGLHPGQTARLLKDGEEIGWMGVLHPQLVGKLGLSQGAIVFEMRLAPLLATRAPKKAPISRFPAISRDLALLVDENVPANQLIEVVKAAEPQLLQDIRMFDIYRGDRIDSGLKSIALSLILQDSSRTLNDEEIEQAMARIRDRLQQELGAKVRD from the coding sequence ATGAAAGTCAGTTACCAATGGTTGCAGGAAATCGTGAAGGTCCAGGACAGCCCGGCGGAGCTCGCCGAACGGCTGAGCCTGGCTGGCCTCGAAGTGGCCGCAGTGGACCCGGCGGTGCCGGTGCTGGACGGTATCGTCATCGGTGAAGTGCTCTCCTGCGAGAAGCACCCGGATGCCGACAAGCTGAAGGTCTGCAAGGTCACGACCGACGGCAAGGACGAGCACCAGATCGTCTGTGGTGCGCCGAATGCCCGGGCTGGCATGAAAGCGCCGGTCATCCTGCCAGGATCCAAGCTTCCGGATGGCACGAAGATCAAGAAAGCCAAGCTGCGTGGCGTCGAGTCGTCGGGCATGCTGTGCTCGGCGCGCGAACTGGGGCTTTCGGAAGACCACGCAGGCTTGATGGACCTGCCAAGCGATGCACCGCTGGGCAAGCCGCTGACCGAGTTCCTTGGCGGTGATGATCACGTCATCGAAATCGAGATCACCCCGAACCGTGGGGACTGCCTGGGCATGCTCGGCGTCGCACGTGATGTGGCGGCGCTGGTCGAGGGCGAGGCCGAAGTGCCGGTGAACGAGGAAGTGGAAGCGGAGATCGATGACACCCTGCCGGTGGTCGTGAAGGACGAGGCAGCGTGCCCGACCTTCCTCGGCCGTGTCATCAAGGGCATCGATCCGAACGCCGAGACGCCGTTGTGGATGCAGGAACGCCTGCGTCGTGCCGGCATCCGTCCCATCAGCCCGGTGGTCGACGTGACGCAATACGTGATGATCGAACTGGGCCAGCCCATGCATGGTTACGACCTGCGAGAAGTCGACGGCGGCATTGTCGTTCGTTTCGCCAGGCAGGGCGAAAAGCTGGTGCTGCTCGATGGCGAGGAAAAGGAGCTATCCGATGACGTCCTGGTGATTGCCAAAGGTCCCGATGGCAAGCAGCTGCTGGGCATTGCCGGGATCATGGGTGGCAAGGATTCTGGGGTGCAGGACGACACCGCCGACATCTACCTGGAATGCGCCTATTTCGACAACTCGACCATCAACGGCCGTCCGCGTCGCCTGGGCATGCACACGGACGCGGGCTATCGCTTCGAACGCGGTGTCGATCCTTCCGGGCAATTGCGTGCCATCGAGCGCGCCACGCGCTTGCTGATGGACATTGCCGGTGGCCAGCCGGGCCCGGTCAGCGGTTTCGAGTCGAAAACCCGCCCCGCGCGCAACAGCATCACGCTTCGAAAGGCGCGGCTGGCAAGCTTGCTGGGCATCGACATTCCGGATGCCGAGGTCGAACGCATTCTCACCGCACTCCGGATGCCGCCGAAGGCGGTTGATGCCGGCTGGGAAGTCCAGGCGCCGAGTCATCGATTCGATATCGAGATCGAGGAAGACCTGGTCGAGGAAGTGGGGCGGATCCATGGCTACGACCACATCGCACCCGTGCAGTATCCGAGCCAGCAGCCGATGGTCCCGGCGCCAGAAAGCGAGGTCAGCCTGACCCGCTTGAAGGACGTGCTGGTCCAGCGGGGCTACCAGGAAGTCATTACCTACAGCTTTGTGGCTGCCGAGCTCCAGGAGGCCTTGTCCGGCGAGGCGGGTATCCCGCTGGCGAACCCGATCACGGCCGACCTGACGCACATGCGCCGCAACCTATGGGCCGGTCTCGTCAAGGCGCTGGAATATAACCTCAATCGCCAACAATCACGGGTTCGCATCTTCGAAACCGGCATGAGGTTTATATCGCAAGCCAATGAAACCATTCAGGAAAATGTTATCTCCGGTCTGGTCTCCGGCAACCAATGGCCGCTGCAGTGGGGCATGCCCGAGCGTGCAGTCGACTTCGCCGATCTCAAGAATGACGTGGCTGCCCTGGTCGGATTGGGGGGTGGCGAGCTCAAGGCCGAAGCAGGGGAGCATCCCGGCCTTCATCCCGGCCAGACAGCGAGATTACTTAAGGACGGTGAAGAAATTGGCTGGATGGGCGTCCTGCACCCACAACTGGTGGGCAAGCTGGGCCTGAGCCAGGGCGCGATCGTTTTCGAGATGCGACTGGCGCCGCTGTTGGCAACCCGGGCACCGAAGAAGGCCCCCATCTCCAGGTTCCCGGCCATCAGCCGCGACCTGGCCTTGCTGGTGGACGAAAACGTGCCGGCAAACCAGCTGATCGAGGTCGTCAAAGCCGCGGAACCCCAGCTTTTGCAGGACATCCGCATGTTTGACATATATCGTGGCGACCGAATAGATTCCGGTCTAAAAAGTATCGCTTTGAGCTTGATTTTACAGGATTCTTCGCGCACTCTTAATGACGAAGAGATTGAGCAGGCGATGGCCCGAATCCGTGACAGGCTCCAGCAAGAACTGGGTGCCAAGGTCCGCGATTAG
- the rpmI gene encoding 50S ribosomal protein L35: MPKLKTNRGAAKRFKATAKGFKRGQSHRRHILTKKSAKRKRQLRSGEMIAEQDVKSVKQMLPYA, translated from the coding sequence ATGCCAAAGTTGAAAACCAACCGCGGAGCCGCGAAGCGCTTCAAGGCTACGGCCAAGGGCTTCAAGCGCGGTCAGTCGCATCGTCGTCATATTCTCACCAAGAAGTCTGCCAAGCGGAAACGTCAGCTGCGTTCCGGCGAAATGATCGCCGAGCAGGATGTGAAGTCCGTCAAGCAGATGTTGCCTTACGCGTAA
- the thrS gene encoding threonine--tRNA ligase has translation MNITLPDGSVRSFDNPVSVHDVAADIGPGLAKAALAGKVDGELVDTSHVIDKDAELAIITERDEEGLEVIRHSTAHLLAQAVQELYPDAQVTIGPVIENGFYYDFARDESFTPEDLAKIEKKMKELSKRNLPVSREVWDRDEAAKHFESIGEKYKAEIIRDLPEGEEISIYKQGEGDDAWMDLCRGPHVPSTGKLKAFKLMKLAGAYWRGDSNNEMLQRIYGTAWAKKDELKEYLHRLEEAEKRDHRRFAKILDLFHTQEESPGMVFWHNNGWTINTVIRDYIRNRLWHAGYQEVNTPQIMDRSLWEKSGHWDKFGDDMFYTASENREYAVKPMNCPGHLQIYNQKLHSYRDLPLRMAEFGSCHRNEPSGTLHGLMRVRNFVQDDAHIFCTEDQIESEAASFIELLNSVYEDFGFSDVIVKLSTRPEQRVGSDEIWDKAEKVLEDVLKKQGLDYDVQPGEGAFYGPKYEFVLRDSIGRHWQLGTLQLDFSMPQRLGATYVAEDGSKQVPVMLHRAILGSLERFIGILIEHHAGNLPLWLAPQQVAVLSITDRQDEFVTEIAETLQNQGVRAKSDLRNEKIGFKIREHTLQKVPYLVVIGDREVENRTVAVRTRGGKDLGSMPLSDFAEKLATEIASRGRSKLED, from the coding sequence ATGAATATCACGCTTCCCGACGGTTCCGTCCGTTCCTTCGATAATCCCGTTTCCGTACATGATGTCGCTGCCGATATCGGTCCTGGCCTGGCGAAAGCCGCGCTGGCCGGCAAGGTTGACGGCGAGCTGGTCGACACCTCCCATGTGATCGACAAGGATGCGGAACTTGCCATCATCACCGAGCGCGACGAGGAAGGCCTCGAGGTCATCCGTCACTCGACCGCGCATCTGCTCGCCCAGGCGGTGCAGGAGCTGTACCCGGATGCGCAGGTCACCATCGGCCCGGTGATCGAGAACGGCTTCTATTACGACTTCGCTCGTGACGAGTCCTTCACGCCGGAGGACCTTGCCAAGATCGAAAAGAAGATGAAGGAGCTCTCGAAAAGGAACCTGCCGGTCAGCCGCGAAGTCTGGGACCGCGACGAGGCAGCGAAGCATTTCGAATCGATCGGCGAGAAATACAAGGCCGAGATCATTCGCGACCTGCCGGAAGGCGAGGAAATCTCGATCTACAAGCAGGGCGAGGGCGACGACGCGTGGATGGATCTCTGCCGTGGCCCGCATGTGCCGAGTACCGGCAAGCTGAAGGCCTTCAAGCTGATGAAGCTGGCGGGTGCCTACTGGCGCGGCGACTCGAACAACGAGATGTTGCAGCGAATTTACGGCACGGCCTGGGCGAAAAAGGACGAGCTGAAGGAATACCTGCACCGCCTCGAAGAAGCCGAGAAGCGCGATCATCGCCGCTTCGCGAAGATTCTCGATCTCTTTCACACGCAGGAAGAATCACCGGGCATGGTGTTCTGGCACAACAACGGCTGGACCATCAACACGGTGATCCGCGATTACATCCGCAATCGTCTCTGGCATGCGGGCTACCAGGAAGTGAACACGCCGCAGATCATGGACCGCTCCCTGTGGGAGAAGTCCGGTCACTGGGACAAGTTCGGCGATGACATGTTCTACACGGCCTCGGAAAACCGCGAGTACGCGGTCAAGCCGATGAACTGCCCGGGCCATCTGCAGATCTACAACCAGAAGCTGCACAGCTATCGCGACCTGCCGCTCAGGATGGCGGAATTCGGTTCCTGCCACCGCAACGAACCCTCGGGCACGTTGCACGGCCTGATGCGGGTGCGCAATTTCGTCCAGGACGATGCCCATATCTTCTGCACCGAGGACCAGATCGAGTCGGAAGCCGCGTCGTTCATCGAGCTGCTGAATTCGGTGTACGAGGATTTCGGCTTCAGCGACGTGATCGTCAAGCTCTCGACCCGTCCGGAGCAGCGTGTCGGCTCGGACGAGATCTGGGACAAGGCCGAGAAGGTGCTTGAGGACGTGCTGAAGAAGCAGGGCCTGGATTACGACGTACAGCCGGGCGAGGGCGCCTTCTACGGCCCGAAATACGAGTTCGTGCTGCGCGATTCCATCGGCCGCCACTGGCAGCTGGGCACGTTGCAGCTGGATTTCTCCATGCCGCAGCGCCTCGGCGCCACCTACGTGGCCGAGGACGGCTCCAAGCAGGTGCCGGTCATGTTGCACCGCGCCATTCTGGGCTCGCTGGAGCGATTTATCGGTATTTTGATCGAGCATCACGCCGGTAACCTGCCCCTGTGGCTGGCTCCGCAGCAGGTCGCGGTCCTCAGTATTACCGACCGTCAGGACGAATTTGTCACCGAAATCGCGGAAACCCTGCAAAATCAGGGGGTTCGGGCCAAAAGTGACTTGAGAAACGAGAAGATCGGCTTTAAAATCCGCGAGCATACTTTGCAGAAGGTCCCGTACCTTGTGGTGATCGGGGACCGCGAAGTCGAAAATCGTACGGTGGCCGTGCGCACGCGTGGTGGCAAGGATCTGGGCTCGATGCCCCTCTCGGATTTTGCCGAGAAGCTTGCAACCGAAATCGCGAGCCGCGGCCGCTCTAAGTTGGAGGACTGA
- the rplT gene encoding 50S ribosomal protein L20 produces the protein MARVKRGTIARARHNKVLRKAKGYYNARRKVFRVAKQAVIKAGQYAYRDRRNKKRTFRRLWIARINAAARVNGMSYSRFMNGLKKADVQLDRKALADIAVFDKAGFSKLVEKAQASLQ, from the coding sequence ATGGCACGAGTAAAAAGAGGAACCATTGCCCGGGCGCGCCACAACAAGGTGCTGCGCAAGGCCAAGGGTTATTACAACGCACGCCGCAAGGTGTTCCGTGTTGCCAAGCAGGCAGTGATCAAGGCAGGCCAGTATGCCTACCGTGACCGCCGCAACAAGAAGCGTACTTTCCGCCGTCTGTGGATTGCGCGCATCAACGCAGCAGCACGCGTGAACGGCATGTCCTACAGCCGCTTCATGAATGGTCTGAAGAAGGCCGATGTCCAGCTGGACCGCAAGGCCCTCGCTGACATCGCCGTGTTCGACAAGGCTGGCTTCAGCAAGCTGGTCGAGAAGGCACAGGCCAGCCTGCAGTAA
- the pheS gene encoding phenylalanine--tRNA ligase subunit alpha, giving the protein MQELEKLSQEATAAIDAAADLRALDDIRVAYLGKKGSITEQLKSLGKLPAEERREAGQKINEVKREVAEKIETRKQVLADAALAEKLAAETIDVTLPGRGHEPGGLHPVTRITERINELFRSMGFGIETGPEIEDEFHNFDALNFKPDHPARADMDTFYLEDGRLLRTHTSPVQIRAMLKQGAPIRVIAPGRTFRHDYDVTHTPMFHQVEGLLVDKGVSMAHLRGILTTFLQNFFEQDLKLRFRPSYFPFVEPGAEVDISCLFCEGKGCRICKQTGWIEILGCGMVHPNVLESCNIDPEEYTGWAFGIGIERLGMLRYGIDDIRLNYDNDLRFLRQFK; this is encoded by the coding sequence GTGCAGGAACTGGAGAAGCTGAGCCAGGAAGCCACTGCTGCGATCGACGCGGCAGCCGATCTGCGCGCATTGGATGACATTCGCGTGGCCTACCTCGGCAAGAAGGGCAGCATCACGGAGCAGTTGAAGTCGCTGGGCAAGCTGCCGGCGGAAGAACGCCGTGAAGCGGGCCAGAAGATCAACGAGGTCAAGCGCGAGGTCGCAGAGAAGATCGAGACGCGCAAGCAGGTGCTGGCCGATGCCGCGCTGGCCGAGAAGCTGGCTGCCGAGACCATCGACGTCACCTTGCCGGGTCGCGGTCACGAGCCGGGTGGCCTGCATCCGGTGACGCGAATCACCGAGCGCATCAACGAGCTCTTCCGCAGCATGGGCTTCGGTATCGAGACCGGTCCCGAGATCGAAGACGAGTTCCACAACTTCGATGCCCTGAATTTCAAGCCGGATCATCCGGCGCGCGCCGACATGGACACCTTCTACCTGGAAGATGGCCGCCTGCTGCGTACCCATACCTCGCCGGTACAGATTCGCGCCATGCTGAAGCAGGGTGCGCCGATTCGTGTCATCGCACCGGGTCGCACCTTCCGCCACGACTACGATGTCACGCATACGCCGATGTTCCACCAGGTCGAAGGCTTGCTGGTCGACAAGGGCGTGTCCATGGCACACCTGCGCGGCATCCTCACGACCTTCCTGCAGAATTTCTTCGAGCAGGACCTGAAGCTGCGCTTCCGTCCCTCGTATTTCCCCTTTGTCGAACCCGGTGCCGAAGTCGACATCTCCTGCCTGTTCTGTGAAGGCAAGGGTTGCCGTATCTGCAAGCAGACGGGCTGGATCGAAATCCTGGGCTGCGGCATGGTGCACCCGAACGTGCTGGAGTCCTGCAACATCGATCCCGAGGAATACACCGGCTGGGCCTTCGGTATCGGCATCGAGCGCCTGGGCATGCTGCGCTATGGCATCGATGACATACGCCTAAATTACGACAACGACCTGCGCTTCCTGCGCCAGTTCAAGTAA
- a CDS encoding MerR family transcriptional regulator, translating into MLEAGNNSELPAIPGKKYFTIGEVSELCAVKPHVLRYWEQEFPQLKPVKRRGNRRYYQRHDVIVIRQIRSLLYDQGFTITGARQQLSGDNAKQDTQQSQQIIKQLRVELEEVLHLLKK; encoded by the coding sequence ATGCTGGAAGCGGGGAATAACAGCGAACTTCCCGCCATCCCGGGCAAAAAGTACTTCACCATCGGTGAGGTCTCGGAGCTCTGCGCCGTCAAGCCTCACGTCTTGCGTTACTGGGAGCAGGAATTTCCCCAGCTGAAACCCGTCAAGCGCCGCGGCAACCGCCGCTACTACCAGCGCCATGACGTGATCGTGATTCGCCAGATCCGCAGCCTGCTGTACGATCAGGGCTTCACCATCACCGGTGCCCGCCAGCAGCTGTCCGGCGACAACGCCAAGCAGGACACCCAGCAGAGCCAGCAGATCATCAAGCAGCTGCGCGTCGAACTGGAAGAAGTTCTGCACCTCCTCAAGAAGTAA
- the infC gene encoding translation initiation factor IF-3, with the protein MATEKRARRNDEIRVSQVRVIDAEGEQLGVMVLRDALEKAAEDGLDLVEVSPNAEPPVCRIMDYGKYLFEQKKKAQAAKKKQVQTQLKEVKFRPGTEEGDYQVKLRNLIRFLEEGDKAKVTLRFRGREMLHQDLGRKLLERIRDDLAEISQVEQFPKLEGRQMVMMLAPKKKQS; encoded by the coding sequence ATCGCTACTGAAAAACGTGCACGACGCAACGATGAAATTCGTGTGTCCCAGGTACGTGTCATTGATGCCGAAGGGGAACAGCTTGGAGTGATGGTGCTCCGCGATGCTCTCGAGAAGGCGGCCGAAGACGGTCTCGACCTCGTTGAAGTTTCACCGAATGCCGAACCGCCCGTATGTCGCATCATGGACTATGGCAAGTACCTCTTCGAACAGAAGAAGAAAGCACAGGCAGCGAAGAAAAAGCAGGTCCAGACCCAACTGAAGGAAGTGAAATTCCGACCGGGCACCGAGGAAGGTGATTACCAGGTCAAGTTGCGCAACCTGATCCGATTCCTGGAAGAGGGCGACAAGGCGAAAGTGACCTTGCGCTTCCGCGGCCGAGAGATGCTGCACCAGGACCTGGGTCGCAAGTTGCTGGAACGCATCCGCGACGATCTCGCCGAGATCTCGCAGGTAGAGCAGTTTCCGAAGCTCGAGGGTCGTCAGATGGTGATGATGCTCGCGCCGAAGAAGAAGCAGTCCTGA
- the ihfA gene encoding integration host factor subunit alpha, with the protein MALTKAEMAEALFEELGLNKREAKELVDLFFEEIRNALGDGRQIKLSGFGNFDLRDKNQRPGRNPKTGEEIPITARRVVTFRPGQKLKARVEAYAGSGE; encoded by the coding sequence ATGGCGCTTACCAAAGCTGAAATGGCAGAAGCCCTGTTCGAGGAACTGGGCCTCAACAAGCGGGAAGCCAAGGAACTGGTAGACCTGTTCTTTGAGGAAATCCGCAATGCCTTGGGCGATGGACGGCAGATCAAGCTTTCCGGCTTTGGCAACTTCGACCTGCGCGACAAGAACCAGCGGCCTGGCCGCAATCCCAAGACTGGTGAAGAAATACCCATTACGGCCCGCCGTGTGGTGACTTTCCGTCCCGGTCAGAAACTCAAGGCGAGGGTAGAGGCATATGCTGGAAGCGGGGAATAA
- a CDS encoding CPBP family intramembrane glutamic endopeptidase produces the protein MNPGTKGLAAANGQDASPRVFLLDLVIYISIMFLVRELYFSELHFIANGLLWSLSTLLVACLLMRFRKVFWKDLGLRMPSSFKQSVMATVFIFAFAIGSIIVFQVLKDQLGLDVAPDASGEEAVSKFGDLSGNWAMFFMIIPFVWLQSMLEELLDRGFLINWIERALSSTWVATIIAVLLQAMIFGFRHSQDLSERSITVGLIGLAMGIGYVAFGRNLWPLVFAHCLLNTLSMAERV, from the coding sequence ATGAATCCAGGTACCAAGGGACTGGCCGCGGCCAACGGACAGGATGCATCACCACGCGTTTTCCTGCTGGACCTCGTGATCTACATCTCGATCATGTTCCTGGTTCGGGAACTGTATTTCTCCGAGCTCCACTTCATTGCCAATGGTTTGCTCTGGTCGCTTTCCACGCTGCTTGTGGCGTGTCTCTTGATGCGCTTTCGGAAGGTCTTCTGGAAGGATCTCGGCCTGCGGATGCCGAGCAGTTTCAAGCAGAGCGTTATGGCGACGGTGTTCATTTTCGCCTTTGCAATTGGCTCGATCATCGTTTTCCAGGTGCTGAAAGATCAGCTGGGGCTCGATGTTGCTCCGGATGCATCGGGCGAGGAGGCGGTATCCAAGTTCGGCGACTTGTCCGGCAACTGGGCAATGTTCTTCATGATCATTCCCTTTGTCTGGCTGCAATCCATGCTGGAGGAGTTGCTGGATCGCGGGTTCCTGATCAACTGGATTGAACGCGCGCTATCCAGTACCTGGGTGGCGACGATCATTGCTGTCCTGCTGCAGGCGATGATTTTCGGTTTCCGACATTCCCAGGACTTGTCGGAGCGATCGATCACGGTCGGCTTGATCGGCCTGGCGATGGGGATCGGCTATGTCGCCTTTGGTCGAAACCTGTGGCCGCTGGTCTTCGCACATTGCCTGCTGAATACTCTCTCGATGGCAGAGCGGGTCTGA
- a CDS encoding type II toxin-antitoxin system death-on-curing family toxin, whose amino-acid sequence MLDVLRAHFLIVDHFYSEGRGIGGVGPRDPNLLHSAVYRQFVSFDGNDKWKDPFERCATLVYGLVKDHPFHDANKRTGLLVLLYFLARINRSPTIKQRPLENFVVDIAENNLKKRRVKKSSGRRSNDPEIIWIADFIRKNSRKRDNRYYTITYQELDQRLRDYGFCLDNPHKNFIDVCKIKSKRKFGFGPKDTSLQKIAQIGFPGWKRQVGKGAISTVRREAKLTTEHGVDSESFFHGADPIYSLIDQYHAPLKRLAFR is encoded by the coding sequence ATGCTTGATGTGTTGAGGGCCCACTTCCTCATTGTTGATCACTTCTATTCTGAGGGTAGAGGCATTGGTGGTGTGGGGCCTCGAGATCCAAATCTGCTCCATTCAGCTGTTTACCGGCAATTTGTATCTTTTGACGGCAATGACAAGTGGAAGGATCCTTTCGAAAGATGCGCCACACTTGTTTATGGTTTGGTGAAGGACCACCCATTCCACGATGCAAATAAACGAACAGGTTTGCTGGTACTTTTGTATTTTCTGGCCAGGATTAACCGATCGCCCACTATTAAGCAGCGCCCACTAGAGAATTTTGTCGTTGATATTGCTGAGAATAATCTAAAGAAGCGTCGCGTAAAGAAGTCTTCAGGACGCCGTTCCAATGACCCTGAAATTATTTGGATTGCAGACTTCATTAGAAAGAACTCAAGAAAGAGGGATAACCGGTACTACACGATTACTTACCAGGAACTGGACCAGAGGCTAAGAGATTACGGATTTTGCCTTGATAATCCGCATAAAAACTTTATCGATGTTTGCAAAATTAAGTCAAAAAGAAAATTTGGCTTTGGTCCTAAGGACACATCCCTTCAGAAGATTGCCCAGATTGGCTTTCCGGGGTGGAAAAGGCAGGTAGGAAAAGGCGCCATTTCTACGGTCCGTCGAGAGGCAAAACTAACAACTGAGCATGGAGTTGATTCCGAATCATTTTTTCATGGGGCGGATCCTATTTACTCCTTGATTGATCAATATCACGCCCCACTAAAACGACTTGCTTTTCGATAA